One part of the Candidatus Kouleothrix ribensis genome encodes these proteins:
- a CDS encoding cation:proton antiporter, with product MTSFLQLLLALMIIIVGAKLAGLLSTRLGQPAVLGELLAGLVLGPTMLNMFEWSFFTNTHLHDTIIELAEIGVVLLMFIAGLEIDLDELRKSGTIALFGGVLGVLVPLLLGFAVALPFGYSITQALFVGVLLTATSVSISAQTLLELGKLRSRVGLALLGAAVIDDVLVILILSLFVALAAGGGGAGAVVIIVLRMALYLCGAVLLGSWLIPRALRMAARWPISQPILTTTLVLLLLLAWSAEVVGAVAAITGAFLAGLLFARTRYRHEIERGVSQMAYAFFVPIFFASIGLRTNALLLDTQLIWFTIAICVVAILSKVLGSGLGARLGGATSRESLQIGLGMISRGEVGLIAATVGISNGIISAELFAVTVVMVLVTTLATPLLLRRAFRAPRPAEAQQPAAPTPAE from the coding sequence ATGACCTCATTTCTACAGCTGCTCCTGGCACTGATGATCATTATCGTCGGCGCCAAATTGGCCGGCCTGCTCAGCACGCGGCTAGGCCAGCCGGCCGTGCTGGGCGAGCTACTGGCCGGGCTGGTGCTCGGGCCGACCATGCTGAATATGTTCGAGTGGTCGTTCTTCACCAACACGCACCTGCACGACACGATCATCGAGCTGGCCGAGATCGGGGTGGTGTTGCTGATGTTCATCGCCGGGCTCGAGATCGACCTCGACGAGCTGCGCAAGTCGGGCACGATCGCGCTGTTCGGCGGCGTGCTGGGCGTGCTGGTGCCGCTCCTGCTGGGTTTTGCGGTTGCACTGCCGTTCGGCTATAGCATCACGCAAGCGCTGTTCGTTGGCGTGCTCCTCACCGCCACCAGCGTGAGCATCTCGGCCCAGACCCTGCTCGAGCTCGGCAAGCTGCGCTCACGCGTCGGGCTGGCGCTGCTAGGCGCAGCGGTGATCGACGATGTGCTGGTGATCTTGATCCTATCGCTGTTTGTGGCCCTGGCGGCAGGCGGCGGCGGCGCAGGCGCCGTGGTGATCATCGTGCTGCGCATGGCGCTGTATCTGTGCGGGGCGGTGCTGCTGGGCAGCTGGCTGATTCCGCGCGCGCTGCGTATGGCCGCCCGCTGGCCGATCAGCCAGCCCATCCTGACCACCACGCTGGTGCTGCTGCTGCTGCTGGCCTGGTCGGCCGAGGTTGTGGGCGCGGTCGCTGCAATCACCGGCGCGTTCCTGGCGGGCTTGCTGTTTGCACGCACGCGCTACCGCCACGAGATCGAGCGCGGCGTCAGCCAGATGGCCTACGCGTTCTTCGTGCCGATCTTCTTCGCCAGCATCGGCCTGCGCACCAACGCGCTGCTGCTCGATACGCAGCTGATCTGGTTCACGATCGCGATCTGCGTGGTGGCAATCCTGTCGAAGGTGCTCGGCAGCGGGCTGGGCGCGCGGCTCGGCGGCGCCACCAGCCGCGAGTCGCTCCAGATCGGCCTGGGCATGATCTCACGCGGCGAGGTCGGCTTGATTGCGGCTACCGTGGGCATCAGCAACGGGATCATTAGCGCAGAGCTGTTCGCGGTGACGGTGGTGATGGTGCTGGTGACGACGCTGGCAACCCCACTGTTGCTGCGCAGGGCCTTCCGCGCGCCCAGGCCGGCCGAGGCCCAGCAGCCCGCCGCGCCTACGCCGGCCGAGTAG
- the pepF gene encoding oligoendopeptidase F, producing MVEGYKIPRRDQVPAEYTWDLGVVYADVAAWDQDVAQIEAMLPELAALQGALGQSAGQLLRALTLRDEITKLLYQLYTYASNLKNSDSTEPTAQALDERAGSLLARIGAALAFVEPEILAIPPATITGWLGSEPALAVYDYELHELARQRAHIRSAEVENILAQFSDVTRAPSEIFEILTNADLKFAEIDDEHGQKIQLSHARYGRLLESKDRRVRRDAFKQYYSGYQGILNTLGTTLAAEVRSHVVNARVRGYDSALAAALEPRDIPLDVYINLVKTINANLPRLHRYMELRRRIMGLDDLRIYDTYAPLVPQADVAVPYAEASRLVQAAFKPLGADYAEALSQAFSKRWIDVYENVGKRSGAYSSGSYSTPPFILLNYQDRLRDMFTLAHELGHSMHSYFTRRTQPFVYGSYTIFVAEVASTLNEALLTDYLLKTRDDPMLRKQLIVQQLDDIRATIFRQTMFAEFELDIHQRTEAGEPLTPDAFNKSYYELVQRYQGPPVTLDDEIAFEWSRIPHFYYNFYVFQYATGLSAALALSRQIIDEGQPAVDRYLRFLGSGCSRSSIDMLRDAGVDMTTPAPIQAAMDTFDRLVGELEALSV from the coding sequence ATGGTTGAAGGCTATAAGATTCCCCGCCGTGATCAGGTTCCGGCTGAGTATACCTGGGATCTGGGGGTTGTGTATGCCGATGTGGCGGCCTGGGATCAGGATGTGGCGCAGATCGAGGCGATGCTGCCCGAGCTGGCTGCGCTACAGGGCGCGCTCGGCCAGAGCGCCGGCCAGCTGCTGCGCGCGCTGACGCTGCGCGACGAGATCACCAAGCTACTCTACCAGCTGTACACCTACGCTAGCAACCTCAAGAACTCCGACAGCACCGAGCCGACTGCGCAGGCCCTCGACGAGCGCGCCGGTTCGCTGCTGGCGCGCATCGGCGCGGCGCTGGCATTCGTCGAGCCCGAGATCCTGGCCATCCCACCGGCGACGATCACCGGCTGGCTCGGCAGCGAGCCGGCGCTGGCGGTGTACGACTACGAGCTGCACGAGCTGGCACGCCAGCGCGCACACATTCGCTCGGCCGAGGTCGAGAATATCCTGGCCCAGTTTAGCGATGTCACGCGCGCGCCGAGCGAGATCTTCGAGATTCTGACCAATGCCGACCTAAAGTTCGCCGAGATCGACGACGAGCACGGCCAGAAGATCCAGCTCTCGCACGCACGCTACGGCCGCCTGCTGGAAAGTAAGGATCGCCGGGTGCGCCGTGACGCGTTCAAACAGTACTATAGCGGCTACCAGGGCATCCTCAATACGCTCGGCACCACGCTGGCGGCCGAGGTGCGCAGCCATGTGGTCAATGCGCGGGTGCGCGGCTACGACTCAGCCCTGGCCGCCGCACTCGAGCCGCGCGACATCCCGCTCGATGTGTATATCAACCTGGTCAAGACGATCAACGCCAACTTGCCCAGGCTGCACCGCTATATGGAGCTGCGCCGGCGGATCATGGGGCTCGACGATCTGCGGATCTACGATACGTACGCGCCACTGGTGCCGCAGGCCGATGTGGCTGTGCCGTATGCCGAGGCCAGCCGGCTGGTGCAGGCGGCCTTCAAGCCGCTCGGTGCCGATTATGCCGAGGCGCTGAGCCAGGCCTTCAGCAAGCGCTGGATCGATGTGTACGAGAATGTCGGCAAGCGCAGCGGCGCCTACAGCAGCGGCTCATACTCGACACCGCCATTCATCCTGCTGAACTACCAGGATCGCCTGCGCGATATGTTCACCCTGGCGCACGAGCTGGGCCACTCGATGCACTCGTACTTCACACGCCGCACCCAGCCGTTCGTATACGGCAGCTATACGATCTTCGTGGCCGAGGTGGCCTCGACCTTGAATGAGGCCCTGCTGACCGACTACCTGTTGAAGACGCGCGACGACCCCATGCTGCGCAAGCAGCTGATCGTGCAGCAGCTCGACGACATCCGCGCGACGATCTTCCGCCAGACGATGTTCGCCGAATTCGAGCTCGACATCCACCAGCGCACCGAGGCCGGCGAGCCGCTCACGCCCGACGCGTTCAACAAGAGCTACTACGAGCTGGTGCAGCGCTACCAGGGCCCGCCGGTGACGCTCGACGACGAGATCGCATTCGAGTGGTCGCGCATCCCGCACTTCTACTACAACTTCTATGTCTTCCAGTACGCCACCGGTCTCTCGGCCGCGCTGGCGCTCAGTCGCCAGATCATCGACGAGGGCCAGCCGGCGGTCGATCGCTACCTGCGCTTCCTGGGCAGCGGCTGCTCGCGCTCGTCGATCGATATGCTGCGCGACGCCGGGGTCGATATGACTACGCCGGCGCCGATCCAGGCCGCGATGGACACGTTTGACCGGCTGGTCGGCGAGCTCGAGGCGCTGAGCGTGTAG
- a CDS encoding thioredoxin family protein gives MHNRTLLALAALVALLVGCGQPAAPPAAGGTLPATGLPAPSTIAPVYAFSEAVAGKNRIAIGLVSNNTPLNDPAAKVHLRFFNLDEAGTQVKFESDAIYYGQGLPAAFYVAYPTFDKPGNWGIEIQVQLPGQAQPIVSKQRLEVKPSSEVPSIGQPAIVARTLTTADVPSIAQLSSGPNADPAMYQISLDQALKNGKPTALLFATPAFCRTATCGPSLEVLQGLQKIYGSKVNFIHVEVYKYPFDQSVQAQEQAAAQASQENRALTPEQAAAGLADAMVAWKLQSEPWLFLIDAQGTIAARYEGGLTKEELGPAIEKLIAGQPVF, from the coding sequence ATGCACAATCGAACCCTTCTCGCGCTGGCCGCGCTGGTGGCGCTGCTGGTGGGCTGCGGCCAGCCGGCCGCGCCACCTGCGGCTGGTGGCACACTGCCGGCGACCGGGCTGCCCGCGCCCAGCACGATCGCGCCGGTGTACGCCTTCTCCGAGGCAGTCGCCGGCAAGAACCGGATCGCGATCGGCCTGGTGAGCAACAACACCCCGCTGAACGACCCGGCCGCCAAAGTCCACCTGCGCTTCTTCAACCTCGACGAGGCCGGCACCCAGGTCAAGTTCGAGTCCGACGCGATCTACTACGGGCAGGGCCTGCCGGCGGCGTTCTATGTGGCCTACCCAACCTTCGACAAGCCGGGCAACTGGGGTATCGAGATCCAGGTGCAGCTGCCCGGCCAGGCTCAGCCGATCGTCAGCAAGCAGCGGCTCGAGGTCAAGCCCAGCTCGGAGGTGCCGAGCATAGGCCAGCCGGCGATCGTGGCCAGGACGCTCACCACCGCCGATGTGCCCAGCATCGCACAGCTCTCGTCGGGGCCGAATGCCGACCCGGCGATGTATCAGATTAGCCTCGATCAGGCCCTGAAGAACGGCAAACCGACCGCGCTGCTGTTCGCCACGCCGGCGTTCTGCCGCACGGCCACCTGTGGGCCGAGCCTGGAGGTGCTGCAGGGCCTGCAGAAGATCTATGGCAGCAAAGTCAACTTCATCCACGTCGAGGTGTACAAATACCCCTTCGATCAGTCGGTTCAGGCGCAGGAGCAGGCGGCCGCGCAGGCCAGCCAGGAGAACCGCGCGCTGACGCCCGAGCAGGCTGCGGCCGGCCTGGCCGACGCCATGGTCGCGTGGAAGCTGCAGTCGGAGCCATGGCTGTTCCTGATCGACGCGCAGGGCACGATCGCGGCGCGCTATGAGGGCGGGCTGACGAAAGAGGAGCTTGGGCCGGCGATCGAGAAGCTGATCGCCGGGCAGCCGGTGTTTTAG
- a CDS encoding SH3 domain-containing protein, translating to MNARTMGWIGYDWFKLIVAIILLLLLLTLWLSGAGGAPATVAPAATTVPAPAVALSAPTLSAPATGTLLQPGKVTFSGSATPNSTVQITIDGKPAGTAKAGADGKWSFDATLDTPGDHQVLAQALDDKGAVAASASPLTFNVAAPAVALSAPTLSAPAAGTQLQPGKVTFSGSATPNSSVQVMIDGKPAGTAKAGADGKWSLDATLDTPGDHQVLAQALDDKGTIAAESAGQIINIGAPAVAIAAPTINAPDGPITSSPFTLSGTGTPGAQLEIIVDGQPAGTVTVGPDGTWSLPISLPDGEHAVSARAVDAAGKELAASSPITLTFGGAAAPVAGGATPVIGFPADGASLSTGEFTMTGTGAPGSDIEILDSDKVIGTVKVGADGTWSLPITPSGGTAAYSTRVAGSTDVAAKPIRVSFGAGQAAGCTSLAVNCDAWVTRKGGLSLRMRAGAGTGARILIKLPVGTQLTLLEGPTPANDRNWWRVRTVGGREGWVAGEELVLQPD from the coding sequence ATGAATGCGCGCACCATGGGCTGGATCGGCTACGACTGGTTCAAGCTGATCGTGGCGATCATTCTATTGTTGCTGCTGCTGACGCTCTGGCTCAGCGGCGCAGGCGGGGCACCGGCTACAGTTGCGCCGGCGGCTACCACCGTGCCTGCGCCAGCGGTGGCGCTGAGCGCGCCGACGCTGAGTGCGCCGGCTACCGGCACACTGCTGCAGCCGGGCAAGGTCACCTTCAGCGGTAGCGCCACGCCCAACAGTACTGTGCAGATCACAATCGACGGCAAGCCGGCTGGCACGGCCAAGGCCGGTGCCGACGGCAAGTGGTCGTTCGATGCCACGCTCGATACGCCTGGCGATCACCAGGTGCTGGCGCAGGCGCTCGACGACAAGGGGGCGGTCGCTGCATCGGCCAGCCCGCTGACCTTCAATGTTGCGGCACCGGCGGTGGCGCTGAGCGCGCCGACGCTGAGCGCGCCGGCAGCCGGCACGCAGCTGCAGCCGGGCAAGGTCACCTTCAGCGGCAGCGCCACGCCCAACAGCAGCGTGCAGGTCATGATCGACGGCAAGCCGGCCGGCACGGCCAAGGCCGGCGCCGACGGCAAGTGGTCGCTCGATGCCACGCTCGATACGCCTGGCGATCACCAGGTGCTGGCGCAGGCGCTCGACGACAAAGGCACGATTGCGGCGGAATCTGCGGGGCAGATTATCAACATCGGCGCGCCGGCCGTGGCGATAGCCGCACCGACGATCAATGCGCCGGACGGCCCGATCACCAGCTCGCCGTTTACACTCAGCGGCACCGGCACGCCTGGCGCGCAGCTCGAGATCATTGTGGATGGCCAGCCAGCCGGCACCGTCACGGTTGGGCCCGATGGCACCTGGAGCCTGCCGATCAGCCTGCCTGATGGCGAGCACGCAGTCAGCGCGCGCGCGGTTGATGCTGCCGGGAAGGAGCTGGCCGCGAGCAGCCCGATCACCTTGACCTTTGGCGGCGCGGCTGCCCCGGTGGCCGGCGGGGCCACACCGGTGATCGGCTTCCCGGCCGATGGAGCCAGCCTTAGCACGGGCGAGTTCACCATGACCGGCACCGGCGCGCCGGGTAGCGACATCGAGATCCTCGATAGCGACAAGGTGATCGGCACAGTGAAGGTTGGGGCCGATGGCACCTGGAGCCTGCCGATTACGCCGAGCGGCGGCACTGCGGCGTACAGCACGCGCGTGGCCGGCAGCACCGACGTGGCGGCCAAACCGATCCGGGTCAGCTTTGGCGCCGGCCAGGCCGCCGGTTGCACCAGCCTGGCCGTCAACTGCGACGCGTGGGTCACACGTAAGGGCGGGCTGTCGCTGCGCATGCGTGCGGGTGCCGGCACGGGCGCGCGCATCCTGATCAAGCTGCCGGTAGGCACCCAGCTTACGCTGCTCGAAGGCCCCACACCGGCCAACGACCGCAACTGGTGGCGTGTGCGCACCGTCGGCGGGCGCGAGGGCTGGGTTGCCGGCGAGGAGCTGGTGCTGCAGCCCGACTAG
- a CDS encoding NUDIX hydrolase, which translates to MVEHAENYDPSRYDRPSVTVDIAIFTLQQRELHLLLVQRKHWPHEGRWALPGGFINMDESLDQAARRELEEETGVRDIYLEQLFTFGDPQRDPRTRVISVAYIALVSADKHDLRVSDESTAVRWFPVQQLPGPLAFDHDIILATALGRLRSKLEYTTLAFQLLPEVFSILELKHIYEQILGEDEQLDKGNFYRKIKDANILEDTGMRREGRGRPTALYRFRHDRGEKPFVFRWREARIDASPSAELA; encoded by the coding sequence ATGGTGGAGCATGCCGAGAACTACGATCCCTCACGTTACGATCGGCCCTCGGTGACGGTCGACATCGCGATCTTCACGCTGCAGCAGCGCGAGTTGCACCTGCTGCTGGTGCAGCGGAAGCACTGGCCACACGAAGGCCGTTGGGCGCTGCCCGGCGGCTTCATCAACATGGACGAGTCGCTCGACCAGGCCGCGCGGCGCGAGCTCGAGGAAGAAACCGGCGTGCGCGATATCTACCTCGAGCAGCTGTTTACCTTTGGCGACCCCCAACGCGATCCGCGCACGCGTGTGATCAGCGTGGCCTATATCGCGCTGGTGAGCGCCGACAAGCACGATCTGCGCGTGTCGGACGAAAGTACCGCCGTGCGCTGGTTCCCCGTGCAGCAGCTACCCGGCCCGCTCGCATTCGACCACGACATCATCCTGGCCACCGCGCTCGGCCGGCTGCGCTCGAAGCTCGAATACACCACTCTGGCCTTCCAGCTGCTGCCCGAGGTGTTTTCGATCCTCGAGCTCAAGCATATCTACGAGCAGATTCTGGGTGAGGACGAGCAGCTCGACAAGGGCAACTTCTACCGCAAAATCAAAGATGCCAATATTCTAGAAGATACCGGCATGCGCCGCGAGGGGCGTGGCCGGCCCACTGCGCTCTACCGCTTCCGGCACGATCGCGGTGAGAAGCCGTTTGTGTTTCGCTGGCGCGAGGCGCGTATCGACGCATCTCCAAGCGCAGAGCTGGCCTGA
- a CDS encoding NAD+ synthase — MQINIAIAQLRPHKGDYAANIARAGAVFAQLGALRPRPDVLVLPETALTGYFLEGGVREAARTAGTVFADLQAAYQGACGPAAPPLDIVVGFYERYRDRFYNSALYATLGSQLPAGHIQHVHRKVFLPTYGVFDEARFVEAGRQISAFDTRFGRVAMLICEDAWHSLSGTVAALDGAQVVYVVSASPARGIHTPRPTNVDHWEDLLYRIADEHGVFGVLAQLVGFEGGKGFPGGSFAIGPRGDLLVTGPLWDEALITATLDLADLPLARADQPLLADLESILPHLQGELARIGRGESAAAQWEQATPLEQSTRPVVNMVRGAPVLGSQLPVVSAPPFDPTADFLRIDVAAVRRWLVEFLRDEVGRRRGFSDVVIGLSGGVDSALTTYLCAEAFGPEHVLAVRMPYRTSSSASLEHAQLCIDALGIRSTTIDISAAVDGIAQLDPAIDGRRKGNIMARTRMIVLFDQSQKLGCIPIGTGNKTERLFGYYTWHADDSPPVNPLGDLFKSQVWQLARHVGVPDAIVDKPASADLIVGQTDEADFGISYPLADRILHFLLQGYTPEHVAALGFRTDDVALVKRRLGSTHWKRHLPSTAMLSTTAIGEYYLRPLDY; from the coding sequence ATGCAGATCAATATTGCAATCGCCCAGCTGCGCCCACACAAGGGCGACTACGCCGCCAACATTGCCCGTGCCGGCGCGGTATTTGCCCAGCTCGGCGCACTGCGCCCGCGCCCCGATGTGCTGGTGCTGCCCGAAACCGCGCTGACCGGCTATTTCCTCGAGGGTGGCGTGCGCGAGGCCGCCCGCACCGCCGGCACGGTGTTCGCCGATCTCCAGGCGGCCTACCAGGGCGCCTGCGGCCCGGCCGCGCCGCCACTCGACATCGTGGTCGGCTTCTACGAGCGCTATCGCGATCGGTTCTACAACTCGGCGCTGTATGCCACGCTTGGCAGCCAACTGCCGGCTGGGCACATACAGCATGTCCACCGCAAAGTGTTTCTGCCAACCTACGGTGTGTTCGACGAGGCCCGCTTCGTTGAGGCCGGCCGGCAGATCAGCGCTTTCGATACGCGCTTCGGCCGCGTGGCCATGCTGATCTGCGAGGATGCCTGGCACAGCCTGAGCGGCACCGTGGCCGCGCTCGATGGGGCGCAGGTGGTGTATGTGGTCAGCGCTTCACCCGCGCGCGGCATCCACACACCCCGCCCGACTAATGTCGATCACTGGGAAGATCTGCTCTACCGCATCGCCGATGAGCACGGCGTGTTCGGCGTGCTGGCCCAGCTGGTGGGCTTCGAGGGCGGCAAAGGCTTCCCTGGCGGCTCGTTCGCGATCGGCCCGCGCGGCGACTTACTCGTGACCGGGCCGCTGTGGGACGAGGCGCTGATCACGGCGACGCTCGACCTGGCCGATCTGCCGCTTGCCCGCGCCGACCAGCCGCTGCTGGCCGATCTCGAGAGCATCCTGCCGCACCTGCAGGGCGAGCTGGCGCGCATTGGCCGCGGCGAGTCGGCCGCAGCGCAGTGGGAGCAGGCTACGCCCCTCGAGCAAAGCACCCGGCCAGTCGTAAATATGGTTCGCGGCGCCCCGGTGCTTGGTTCGCAGCTGCCAGTCGTCTCCGCCCCGCCGTTCGACCCCACCGCCGACTTCTTGCGGATCGATGTGGCGGCAGTGCGGCGCTGGCTGGTCGAGTTCCTGCGCGACGAGGTTGGCCGGCGGCGCGGCTTCAGCGATGTGGTCATCGGCCTCTCGGGCGGGGTCGACTCGGCGCTGACGACCTATCTGTGCGCCGAGGCGTTCGGCCCCGAGCACGTGCTGGCGGTGCGCATGCCCTACCGCACCTCGAGCAGCGCCAGCCTCGAGCACGCCCAGCTGTGTATCGACGCGCTGGGCATCCGCAGCACCACAATCGATATCAGCGCCGCCGTCGATGGCATCGCCCAGCTCGATCCGGCGATCGACGGGCGCCGCAAGGGCAATATCATGGCGCGCACACGCATGATCGTGCTGTTCGATCAATCGCAGAAGCTCGGCTGCATCCCGATCGGCACCGGCAACAAGACAGAGCGGCTGTTTGGCTATTACACCTGGCACGCCGATGACTCGCCGCCGGTCAACCCGCTGGGCGATCTATTCAAGAGCCAGGTCTGGCAGCTGGCTCGCCACGTCGGCGTGCCCGATGCGATCGTCGATAAGCCGGCCTCGGCCGACCTGATCGTCGGGCAGACCGACGAGGCCGATTTTGGCATCAGCTACCCGCTGGCCGACCGCATCCTGCACTTCCTGCTGCAGGGCTATACCCCCGAGCATGTGGCAGCGCTGGGCTTCCGCACCGACGACGTGGCCCTGGTGAAGCGCCGGCTGGGCAGCACCCACTGGAAGCGCCACCTGCCTAGTACCGCCATGCTCAGCACAACTGCGATCGGTGAGTATTATTTGCGCCCGCTCGACTACTGA
- a CDS encoding cysteine hydrolase gives MAVNTINLANSSAPFLAYLDEWYAGLAPLALRTAIGGTPERVALISIDVINGFCASGALASPRVGRIARPVADLFRRAHALGVRHLALTQDTHDPAAPEFQAYPPHCLRGTAESQAVAELRELPFYDELAIFPKNSISSHLGTGLGAWLHDRPALDRFIVVGDCSDLCTYQAAMHLRLEANAANLARRVIVPADVVETFDTPVSVARDLGIKAHDGDLHHVLFLHHMALNGVEVVAALT, from the coding sequence ATAGCAGTGAACACTATCAACCTCGCCAATAGCAGCGCGCCATTTCTAGCCTACCTCGACGAGTGGTACGCCGGCCTGGCGCCGCTGGCCTTGCGCACCGCGATCGGCGGCACCCCCGAGCGCGTGGCACTGATCTCGATCGATGTAATCAACGGCTTCTGCGCCAGCGGCGCGCTGGCCAGCCCGCGCGTCGGCCGGATCGCCCGGCCGGTGGCCGATCTGTTTCGCCGCGCCCACGCGCTCGGCGTGCGCCACCTTGCGCTAACCCAAGATACGCACGACCCTGCGGCGCCCGAGTTTCAGGCCTACCCGCCGCACTGCCTGCGCGGCACCGCCGAGAGCCAGGCAGTCGCCGAGCTACGCGAGCTGCCGTTCTACGACGAGCTGGCGATCTTCCCGAAGAACTCGATCAGCTCGCACCTGGGCACCGGCCTGGGCGCCTGGCTGCACGACCGGCCCGCGCTCGATCGCTTCATCGTGGTGGGCGATTGCTCGGATCTATGTACCTACCAGGCGGCCATGCACCTGCGGCTCGAAGCCAACGCCGCCAACCTGGCCCGCCGCGTGATCGTGCCGGCCGACGTGGTCGAAACCTTCGATACGCCGGTGAGCGTCGCGCGCGATCTCGGTATCAAGGCCCACGATGGCGATTTGCACCACGTGCTGTTTCTGCATCACATGGCCCTGAACGGCGTCGAGGTGGTGGCGGCGCTGACGTAG
- a CDS encoding macro domain-containing protein — MPAALTLCDRSTDMVQAWKRYFLDESGVKVVNQNILTLPIDALAVPANAFGFTDGGVDLAISKEIFDWRLQDRLRALIDRDYGGELLVGQALVMPANSGRLRYVVVAPTMRVPADVSNTVNAYLAMRAILRAVEAHNRANKASPGDQIRALAVPGMCTGTGTMPPERAAYQMWTAYRSIIMGDLEWTKTLEKQLDLDKKMRER; from the coding sequence ATGCCTGCTGCACTCACGCTCTGCGACCGCTCGACCGACATGGTGCAGGCTTGGAAGCGCTACTTCCTCGACGAAAGTGGCGTCAAGGTGGTCAATCAGAACATTCTGACCCTGCCGATCGATGCGCTGGCGGTGCCTGCCAACGCGTTCGGCTTCACCGATGGCGGCGTCGACCTGGCGATCAGCAAAGAGATCTTCGACTGGCGCCTGCAAGATCGCCTGCGCGCGCTGATCGACCGCGACTACGGCGGCGAGCTGCTGGTGGGCCAGGCCCTGGTAATGCCCGCCAACAGCGGCCGCCTGCGCTACGTGGTGGTCGCGCCAACCATGCGCGTGCCCGCCGATGTGAGTAATACCGTCAATGCCTACCTGGCCATGCGCGCGATCTTGCGCGCGGTCGAGGCGCATAACCGGGCCAATAAGGCCAGCCCTGGCGACCAGATCCGCGCGCTGGCGGTGCCGGGGATGTGTACCGGCACCGGCACCATGCCGCCCGAGCGTGCGGCATACCAGATGTGGACGGCCTATCGCAGCATTATTATGGGCGACCTCGAGTGGACTAAGACGCTCGAGAAGCAGCTCGACCTCGACAAGAAGATGCGCGAGCGCTAG
- a CDS encoding VWA domain-containing protein, protein MAPRRSRPSQPPSLLLMLLALLLPLLAACGGSAPLSAGAGGIAEPAVGAVASQPTTAPAMSSAAEAPRPAAGADVAAPAAIAAAPTSAPAASGAALQPTAAPASTQQQYTPLRAGEVDDNTDFTGYLAYLRNSGGVRAHTVDVSERYVITVLNDNQQPVLDARVRIFDGQAQVFMGRTYAGGKTIFQPQALGISPNVQSLRVQIEKGNRVAEGSLLRGQSDTPSFVLREAQALPGTPRLDVLFLLDATGSMGDEIAQIQQTIVSIAERIDRMQPRPELRFALVSYRDRGDDYVTRVHDFTADVAAFRELLLATSAGGGGDEPESLNEALHAAVARVSWADDAVRLAFLVADAPPHLDYTQDYDYVSEAQAAVAQGVKVYTIAASNTGDEAEYVMRQIAQQTLARFIFLTYQAGQNSGVPGDTTVHTVDPAAFTVERLDDLVVQVVQRELALAQGVA, encoded by the coding sequence ATGGCACCGCGAAGATCGCGCCCGTCCCAGCCACCCAGCCTACTCCTGATGCTCCTCGCGCTGCTGCTGCCGCTACTGGCGGCATGCGGCGGCAGCGCCCCACTTTCGGCCGGGGCCGGTGGGATCGCCGAGCCGGCCGTGGGGGCGGTGGCATCCCAGCCTACCACTGCGCCGGCGATGTCTAGCGCTGCCGAGGCCCCCAGGCCTGCTGCGGGCGCCGATGTAGCCGCACCTGCGGCGATTGCGGCCGCCCCCACCAGTGCGCCGGCCGCCAGCGGGGCAGCACTACAGCCCACCGCCGCACCGGCGAGCACCCAGCAGCAGTACACGCCCCTACGTGCCGGCGAGGTCGACGACAACACCGACTTTACGGGCTACCTGGCATACCTGCGCAACAGCGGCGGCGTGCGCGCGCATACTGTCGACGTGAGCGAGCGCTACGTGATTACGGTGCTCAACGACAACCAGCAGCCGGTGCTCGATGCGCGAGTGCGGATCTTCGATGGGCAAGCGCAGGTGTTTATGGGGCGCACCTATGCCGGCGGCAAGACAATCTTTCAGCCCCAGGCGCTGGGGATCTCGCCGAATGTGCAATCGCTGCGCGTACAGATCGAGAAGGGCAATCGTGTTGCCGAGGGGTCACTTCTTCGCGGCCAGAGCGACACGCCCAGTTTTGTGCTGCGCGAGGCCCAGGCGCTGCCGGGTACGCCGCGACTCGACGTGCTGTTCCTGCTCGACGCCACCGGCAGCATGGGCGACGAGATCGCGCAGATCCAGCAGACGATCGTGAGCATTGCCGAGCGGATCGATCGCATGCAGCCGCGCCCCGAGCTGCGCTTTGCGCTGGTGTCGTATCGTGATCGCGGCGACGACTATGTGACGCGCGTCCACGACTTCACAGCCGATGTGGCCGCGTTTCGCGAGCTGCTGCTGGCAACCAGCGCGGGCGGCGGCGGCGACGAGCCTGAGTCGTTGAATGAGGCGCTCCACGCCGCTGTGGCGCGTGTGAGCTGGGCCGACGACGCGGTGCGCCTGGCCTTTCTGGTGGCCGATGCGCCGCCGCACCTTGACTATACCCAGGACTACGACTATGTGAGCGAGGCACAGGCAGCCGTCGCGCAGGGTGTGAAAGTCTATACGATCGCCGCGAGCAACACCGGCGACGAGGCCGAGTATGTTATGCGCCAGATCGCGCAGCAGACGCTAGCGCGCTTCATCTTCCTGACGTATCAGGCTGGGCAGAACAGCGGTGTGCCGGGCGACACAACCGTGCATACTGTTGATCCGGCGGCATTCACCGTCGAGCGGCTCGACGACCTGGTGGTGCAGGTGGTGCAGCGCGAGCTGGCGTTGGCCCAGGGGGTAGCGTAG